Sequence from the Acropora muricata isolate sample 2 chromosome 10, ASM3666990v1, whole genome shotgun sequence genome:
gtttgactccaaaatggctgttcttatcgtttgtttggacgcatacaaaattctctcaatgATGAAATCGCTGATGGAGTGACACATTTTTCATAGTTTATATCATAACTCCATATCCCTGacgtaagtgaaatttcacgtctATCGGGTTCCTACAGTTAAATACAGGAAACGTACATTTTTTGTTGGCGCACTCCTCCGTTTGCCTATGACTCGTGCTCCGCGCTCGCCTCGAAATTGCTTAAATAAAGAACTACTGCTACTCCTGCTATTACTAGTATACTACtacgactactactactactaaggGTGCCATATGACTCAAAGGGTAAGCTTTTTATCAATAACATTGCCGCACAAAATTTGCTGTCAAACAAGTGAGGATATTTCAGGAATGTTGATTGTGTGGTGaccagttacagttgctatcttTAGGGTAAAACATACTGTTTAGGAAAACGAACAAACTCCGCCTTCCAGCACCTTTCGCGGTAAGGACGCCACACAACTGAAGCGTCAGATATCCATACAGGCGTTGGCCTAGGAACGGAAATGGAaccacacaataataattttattgcacgGAAATACAAAAACTTTGACCAAGCCAGATCAGATGAgatgtgtctgtttttttttaatcttatacTTGCTAGAcaactttgacaattttatttaaagcgaattaatattattgtaaatacgATTTTAATAGTTGGCATTGTTGTCAATAAAAGTTTCCagtatttttttcctaaactagCCCATACAATACTCATCAACAACtgttatttttaagtctccataAAAAAAGACTCTTTcacttttaaattgtttgtttcgtgCCACATCTTCTTGTCTTCCTCGTGTCGAGCCCTTCACTCGTTTCTTGTCCTTTCCCTTCCTTTCCCTTTTCCTGTCCTTTTCCTTCACCTCCGTTGTCCATGCAGTTCCTCTTTGATTTTGTCTGATTTTCGATGGTTTTAAAGACAAACGTTCGTTTTGTACTCTATCTATATCCACCTCTAACTCATAGTCCGTTCTGTATGCACAGTAGGATAACTCTGTTGAAGATAGCACGTTGTCCAAGGCacgagaaactaataaatttcgCCGAAGTGAAGAACCAAGACCTTGTCGCTGACGCACGTCCGTTAATTTCCGCAGCGAAATCTGTAGAATTCTTTCGGCTTCGCAGTCCATCTTCTTCACCTTTGCTCTCAATCGCTTAGGTGAATGAACTTTCCGATTTAATTCAAACTACTCTCACACGACGTCGATTggccgttatttttatttagtatTCAGATGCgcattgattggctgaattttgattgattGCCTAAAGCTAGGGCGTGTGTCCTCTAATCAGTTGCAGTTAATGAAGTGGACTTCGCGCCACGCGGCCGgtcaagggttgttttatttcttgaaccGGTCCATGTGCAGTGGAACGAACGACCAGGCAACGCCACTGAGAAAAACGAAGCTTTTGGTAACATTAACATTCTAGGAAATTCGCGTATCGCGCGAACCTCATGTAGCtagaatttcaccaagataactCCGAAAAAGCAATGATTAGCAGAAACAATCACCGCCTCACATCTGAGTGCGACCGAAATGTTCTTTCTTCAGGTTGAAATATGATCGAAAGCACCTTTCGGCATACTAAAACTACACCCAGACACATTATCCACTCAAGCCTGGTTTCTATATGATCTCAACGATCGTAGAGATCGGAACCACAACGAGCGGTGCGATCCTTGCGATCAATggtttccaaaatttaatgaCCGAAGTGATCGCAAGACAATTAAATCCACGATCGCAGATATAGAATTTTTTCTGCGATCGCACTTGCAACGATCGTTGAGCAGATCGTTTCCATAAAATTGCAACGATCGTATGGAACCCATGTATAAATCGACATGGACCAAACATGTGGGCGTAAAACTTGTCCGTCAACATGGCAGAACCCAATGAGACCTCGCTTGCAAAGACGCAATCACACTAATTTACCATTCACTTTTTATCGAGCGGTGGATGTGAGCCAAAGCCACACAAAGTCAACAGTGGTTTTGTTGGAGGTTGAGTTTTAACCTTTCAGAAAGGACATGGATGTATATAATACAAGGCGCGAAAAAATCGCCATGATTCATTTGGTTCAAAGACAGTTTTATCTGCGTTTCACGCTCCCACCGACGGGCTGTTGTGTTGTTGGTTTCGAagctttctaaaaaaaattgtcggaaATAACGTCTGTAAAAGAATTCACATCAAACGCATAAATCAGTCTCATCTTGCAACTAGAAAGGGCGCGTTCCTTTGTGGGAACAAACCACATGTTCTCTACACGAACCCAGTCACGACAGTGGTCGGCTGTGATCGGTGGGTTTCAAGTTCTCACCCTTTGAGTCAAGGCCGCTTCCTCAGCAGTCCGTCACTATTCCGGTTGGTCGGTCATAAGCCTAAACGTaattggtggatttcgatccaTCTTGGTCTTCTAAAAGGGCTATTCCAAAACGTTACATTAGTGTTACATTAGTTATCGGCTGATGAACTTCGGAGTCGCTCGTTGCCGAAAATTGCAGAATGGATATAATTGACGCTATCTGTGATGAGCGCTTAGCTCTTACCGACATTTTGACCGAACGCCGACGGCACTTGGTAAACGTACTAAGAAATGTCGAAGTTGTTAACCTTGAAGATTTAGACAACATACTGCAACAGTACTGCACGCTGAGAAGAAACGTTATTGCGGCCATGAAGAGCTTAGACGTTCTCGAAGAAGATTATAGAAGATATCGGTGTTAGCAGCACTCCgctaattttcacaaaaacggCTCTTTTCAGAGCCACAACAGCATCAGAAGTCTTGACCACCGCTCTCGTAAGCTAGTAACACAAAGTTCAACATCGTGAGCATTTGTTGCTCACTCAGCACCCCCTTCGCTGGGATAGCCTGTGACTTTTTTAAATAAGTGGTATTTTGGCCCCTCGCCCCCCAAAAAAACTCCTTAGACgaagttgaagtcatttcttttaACTACATCAACATTTTTAATGGTTTATTCAACATTGAAAATAGTACATTAAGAGgaagttaagatgatttccacacgAAATTCGAGCAGTAATGGCAAAAACTAAGCTACcaaataaacctcttagcaaaaattaagttacctaaAAAACCAGTATGgtaatacacgaaaatttggtttatcagcggagttgataatgtaaactgaCCACcatacagagattgaaaagctgacgtttcgagcgttagccattcgtcagagcgaatagtaaataatttttgcacgtattgctcgaactttgaacggaatccgtcttaatacgTTTTCTTGCCgcatttttgcctgtttttctTCGTACCAATGCCATATGTGGTTTGTTGAGTAATACGATCTACATTCAAAGGAAGCGATAAGAAATGGCGACTTCTACGACGCAAACGGTATGAATGGCTtaacatgtttattcattttttgtgtcctttaaAAAGTATCGCTGCAAAAAAAGTCTAACCAATACATGCCTCTTGTATTGTAGTTAGAAGTAGGGGACGACCAGGTCTATAGCCACTTGGAGGAACTAGAGGCATATTTAGCCGACAAACTTCAAGTTCTGGACCGAGTGAGTAGacgcctttttgtttgttttctttttgataaaatgCCCCACTTCCCACTGTATCATGTTCCCGGCGTTAGTTGTTTGAAATGATTTGTGCGAAATTTTATTCAATTGTTGCCTGTCTTTATCacaactgcaacaacaacaactgtggtatgccaagccaaatgtagcaaaattcaatagttctattttgattcaatttaatatttatttattcaattcagtccgtatttgttcaattcaatctctgcattcatttaatttaattcgtattcattcaatttaattcttagattcattcaattcaatttctatatccattcaattcaatctgtctttattcaattcaatttctatatccattcaattcaatctgtctttattcaattcaatttctatatccattcaattcaatctgtctttattcaattcaatttctatatccattcaattcaatctgtctttattcaattcaatttctatatccattcaattcaatctgtctttattcaattcaatttctatatccaattcaattcagtccgtctttattcaattcaatttctatatccattcaattcaatctgttgttattcaattcaatttctatatccattcaattcaatctgtctttattcaattcaatttctatatccattcaattttGGGGTCTGGGTCGAACGGTAAAATCTGCTAGGACGATGCTGGGACCGAACGACGTTTTGATAAAGATGGCGGGAAGAGAAGAGTACATTGGTGAGGAAGGAGACTCCAAGATAAAGGACTTTTTTGAGCACGTGATTAGAAGGACTGAAGAAATTCTAAGTCAGAGTTCACTTGGTAGCGACGACCGCTATGTTTCCGAGGTTTTAACGCATgtagatcttttggaaagaacgATAAGACTACCAGATCAGTTGGCGGCTATAGTTACCGACGAACCTGACGAAAGACTGTTGCATGATCTGAGACTAGTGTTTACTGAATTACTCGAgaaatttctccaatattttgGAAACATTATAACAAGGCCATCCCGTGTTACTCATCTCTCCTGTCAATCGCTAAAGAATGGACGCCCAGGTAGACCATCGATAAACATTCCGCCAGAGGTACTCGAAGATTTAAGAGGGATAGGTTTCACTTGGATAAAGATTGCAAGGGTTTTCAGAGTATCTCGTTGGACAATAATGCGCCGAGTCCGTTTATTTGATCTAGAGCATTTGTCTCGCTTCAGTACCATTACTGATGAAGAAATTGACGGCATTATTCGTGATTTCATTTCCAGGCATGGATCAACCACAGGTGAACCTTATCTACGAGGACACTTTAGGGCGATGGGGTACACTGTACAAAGAAGGCGCATCAGAGAGAGCCTTAACAGGGTAGATCCGAGGAATACAGCTCTAAGGTGGGGTGCCTTAGTATCACGAAGGGTGTACTTCGTTCCGTGGCCAAACTCGTTGTGGCACTTGGATGGCCACCATTCCTTGATTCGCTGGGGATTTGTCATTCATGGGTGCATCGATGGTTATTCAAGACGAATTAATTTCCTTCACTGTAGCACGAATAATCTGTCCTCGACAGTTCTCAATCTCTTTGAAAGTGCTGTGGAACGAGATGGTGGATTGTGGCCATCCCGCATAAGGGTAGATTTTGGTGTAGAGAACACTGCTGTATGCGATGCAATGGTTGCAGTTCGCGGGGAGGGTCGCGGTAGTTTTATTGCTGGCTCATCGACTAGGAACCAAAGAATCGAAAGGCTTTGGAGGGACGTTTTCCGATGTATTTGCCACGTATTTTATTACACCTTCTATGCTATGGAACAAACAGGGCTTTTGGACATAGAAAATCCCATCCACATGTTTACATTACAGTATGTCTTCTTGAAAAGAATAAATTTTGCCTTATCTGAGTGGATGGTCTGTTTCAATGACCATCCAGTTCAAACCGAGCAAAACTGGTCCCCAAATCAGATGTGGTTGAATGGAATGATGAATTCAAGAAATCCACTTGCAAATGGCAACCTAGACGATAACCCAGAAGACATAAGATTTTATGGAGAGGATCCAGAAGGACAGGCACCCTTCGAGGAAAGTGACAACAACGTTGAGGTTTCTCCTGCTCAGCTACCAAATGCAAGCAATGATGAACTGACAGCCTATTTGTGTAACTCTATTGATCCCTTACAAGAGTCTTCTAGTTTTGGAATTGACATATATGCTGAAACTCTCACAATTATagtgcagcgattagaggaatACAATTTGTAAATGTTACATACATATAGTACAAGTCTACTTTCTTACTTGAAGGAAGACTAGGTCACTAGTTACATTTTCATCAATCAGAAAATGTTTATGTTATTGTGTAAGAATAGCAGCGGTTGTTTATGCCCTGCACTTTGTATAGATGGTTTTTTTATTCAGTAGGAAATCTGTGGTCTGAGCTGTTCTACCTTTTTAATTCATGTTACTAGAGGATGTTCTAAACTGCTACTAGACATTTGCAAAGATAACTTGGTAATGGACTATAAACACCATCAATAAAGAAGGAAAAGTTTTCTTTAGTACTTGATAAAATATCTTAGTTTATCAGTTTGTGCCACAGGGATTTTTTTATTGACTTGCATAAGAGACTGGCATTAGCTAGGCATGTGCTACGGGTGTGCTTCATAATAGAAacacctggccccagttgttcataTGCCGGACAGTGCTATCCGCCAGGTAAATCACTATCCGATGGATAAGTAACAATGAAATCAATTGCACTAGGCTATGTATAGTGATATATCCCGTGGATCacgttatccaccttttgaacaactggtgccTGGAGTAGCTCAGAATACACCAATTCCTTCACACAAAGTAATATCCTTCATTCCCAAGTCCTCATCTGAATATGTATGCAAAACAATGTAAAAGAGGCACCCTTTGTCAACATAAACATAACAATTTCAACAAAGAGAGGCAAAATCTGTGGCAAAGGACAGGCAATTGCTCATAAACTGCACTGTATATAACATATACTGAGACAGTATCAAATCCATTACAATCAAAGGGACATAAAGATTTCTACAACACTTCTGGAACCATGTCCTTACAATTTCAACATAACATAACAACGAAACCTAACTCTTCATGTGCATTTAGAGTTTTCCTTCAACTGATGTTGGAACTACACAATGCCAAAATACGTGTTTTTGAAAGCATAATCATAAAGGGAAAATAATTCTCTATCTGATGGAAGAGAGAATCCTGCTGATCCACATGGTAGATGCATAGTATTTGAACAGGTGTGAGACTTGGGCATGAAATCTGCAATGGCCCTCTTCTTTCTTGATCTCTTAatgaattgaaaagaaaaatcaatttcAATCAATTCATTCTAATTTTACCTTTCAGCTGTAAGGGAAGTCAATGTCCTGAGTAAAGATAACATGTTTGATGTTGAAGACAACAGCCCTGAGACTGGTGAAAGGAGTATGTCTCATGCAGTACTATCATACTATAACCATGGATGGTGAACAAACATATATAGTATTGCGCAAAAGTATTAAATGAGAGCGAAATGCACGAATTTTGTTCTTAGTCCTTGCGAACTTTCCACGAAATTTCGCTCGAAAATTCGACCGCCGTTTCGCGATGTTTCCGGCGTCATTTCGCTAAAACAAGGAGAGAAAATTCGTCGCATTTTCAAGACCAGTGCGAAAATTCTCAACCGAAAGCGTAATTTCACTTGTTAGCGAAATTTGGTAGTGTGGTTTGCAAAGATGGATCACATCGATCGGCCATTTAGGTTTGTAAACAACTGCGGTCACTTCAACGATCAATATTTTGGAGATAGTTTAGACGTCGTGTCCGTTTCACTTCTCTAAAACATTCGCCCTTTGTAATGTGTTTTTATCCATCTTCCTCGGCAGAGACGACTCGACAGAACATATACAATTTCATTCCTTTGGTCGTGAGAACAATCTGTTGTCAACAACGCGAAGCCGGTCCATAACTAACGAGCCGGCCAGTGTTATCTTGTAGCGCCACAGCAGTAAAAATTGTTCCCAGATCTATCATACCAGAAGTGTTTATTAACATGATGAAAGAAGTGAAATTTCAGATAGATAGTTTTAGCACCTTCACATATTATTATGCGTATTAAAAGCTTACTTACTTTTTTCAGCAGAACCTTCAACTTTTTGTCAGGCACTTGCACCGCAGTAAAAAACAACATACACAGCTTAAACACCTTTTGTGCTCGCAGCCTCTTTGTTATTATTTGTTTGGACTAAGGAAGAGCAGTGTACGATGCCTTTCGACCGTGCAAAGTTGTCATGTTTTTGTCACGACAGCGCATCCGGTTGTTTCTAAATTTGGTGTGCTAATTGAAATATGAACCAATTATGTGCTGAGTTTCAACCAGTACGCATAACTGAGTCACGTACAACAGTCTCGTCGAAGAGGAAAATATTGGAACTCGTAATATGTAACTGCCTAGTTCtgagtcgttctagcgctggagcactaaatTGGGGACACTAAAGTAAAATCAACATTTAACAGAAGTCAAGTCCtgcatttgtttgtcatttcGGAAGGACTGCTAG
This genomic interval carries:
- the LOC136888206 gene encoding uncharacterized protein isoform X1, which codes for MGYTVQRRRIRESLNRVDPRNTALRWGALVSRRVYFVPWPNSLWHLDGHHSLIRWGFVIHGCIDGYSRRINFLHCSTNNLSSTVLNLFESAVERDGGLWPSRIRVDFGVENTAVCDAMVAVRGEGRGSFIAGSSTRNQRIERLWRDVFRCICHVFYYTFYAMEQTGLLDIENPIHMFTLQYVFLKRINFALSEWMVCFNDHPVQTEQNWSPNQMWLNGMMNSRNPLANGNLDDNPEDIRFYGEDPEGQAPFEESDNNVEVSPAQLPNASNDELTAYLCNSIDPLQESSSFGIDIYAETLTIIVQRLEEYNL